In Nicotiana tabacum cultivar K326 chromosome 19, ASM71507v2, whole genome shotgun sequence, one DNA window encodes the following:
- the LOC107798920 gene encoding endo-1,4-beta-xylanase 5-like, whose amino-acid sequence MRDMTSIPPEVMTHKLNEGPSYLPVKQKKRKQGSFKNQVIQDECLKNPLKPLYNGGIVINPELNDGLNGWSSLGDAKIEHKVTNDGNKFIVASERKGPYHGFSQTFQLEKDKFYVISGWVQVSRGDANSVAVIFKTQSGFQHAAWAIAKSGCWSMFKGGLVVNASGPAELYFETNNTAIDIWADSISVKPFSQEEWKSHQDQTIEKVRKSKVAIQVVDSKGKPLPNATISLVQGRANFPFGCAINKNVLNNTAYNNWFFSRFKFTVFEDEMKWYSDEPSQGKEDYSVSDSLLKLCKSRGVSVRGHNILWDDPKFQPNWVPSLSPQQLSAAATKRVGSVVRKYSGQVIHWDVVNENLHFNFFESKLGQGASANFYRLASQFDKAPLFLNDFNTIEEQKDGASSPANYLAKIRQLRAGGYNGPLGIGLEGHFTTPNQPYIRSALDTLASAKLPIWITELDVSSSPNQAQFLDQIIKEVVGHPAVQGLIIWSGWSPNGCFRMCLTDNNFKNLPTGDVVDRVRTTLSHEGLIGTTNSDGYFETSLFHGDYQAVVTHPLLADSSFQHNLTVIPTADESDEIRLLSYKFTTE is encoded by the exons TGTTTGAAAAATCCTCTTAAACCTCTATATAATGGAGGGATAGTGATAAATCCGGAACTTAATGATGGATTAAATGGATGGTCGAGTTTAGGAGATGCTAAAATAGAGCACAAGGTTACAAATGATGGAAATAAATTCATCGTTGCCTCAGAGAGGAAAGGACCATATCATGGTTTTTCACAAACGTTTCAATTGGAGAAAGACAAGTTCTACGTAATTTCTG gTTGGGTACAAGTGAGTCGTGGTGATGCCAATAGTGTAGCAGTCATATTCAAGACACAAAGTGGTTTTCAACATGCTGCTTGGGCCATTGCTAAATCTGGTTGTTGGTCCATGTTTAAGGGTGGTTTAGTTGTCAATGCCTCTGGACCTGCCGAACTCTATTTTGAG ACCAATAATACAGCAATTGACATATGGGCAGATAGTATTTCAGTAAAACCATTCAGCCAAGAAGAGTGGAAGTCCCATCAAGATCAAACCATTGAAAAg GTACGCAAAAGCAAAGTGGCAATCCAAGTTGTTGACTCAAAAGGCAAGCCTTTACCTAACGCAACAATCTCCTTAGTTCAAGGAAGAGCCAATTTCCCATTTGGTTGCGCAATCAACAAAAACGTCCTAAACAATACTGCTTACAACAACTGGTTCTTCTCAAGATTCAAATTCACAGTATTTGAAGATGAAATGAAATGGTACAGTGACGAACCATCTCAAGGCAAAGAAGACTACTCAGTTTCTGATTCATTGCTCAAATTATGCAAAAGCCGCGGCGTCAGTGTCCGAGGCCATAATATACTTTGGGATGACCCCAAATTTCAGCCAAATTGGGTTCCTTCATTGTCCCCACAACAACTATCTGCTGCTGCAACAAAAAGGGTAGGCTCAGTTGTGAGAAAATACAGTGGGCAAGTTATTCATTGGGATGTTGTAAATGAAAATCTTCACTTCAATTTTTTTGAGAGTAAACTTGGCCAGGGTGCATCTGCTAATTTTTATCGTTTGGCTTCACAATTTGATAAGGCGCCTTTGTTCTTGAATGATTTTAATACAATAGAAGAACAAAAAGATGGTGCATCGTCACCAGCCAATTATCTTGCCAAGATTAGACAATTAAGAGCAGGAGGGTATAATGGTCCTCTTGGGATTGGATTGGAAGGACATTTTACTACTCCAAACCAGCCTTATATTAGGTCCGCACTTGATACACTTGCTTCTGCAAAATTGCCCATTTGGATCACTGAATTGGATGTTTCAAGCAGTCCTAACCAG GCACAATTCTTAGATCAAATTATAAAGGAGGTGGTTGGACACCCAGCTGTTCAAGGGTTAATAATTTGGTCAGGATGGAGTCCAAATGGATGTTTTCGAATGTGTTTGACTGATAATAATTTCAAAAACCTTCCAACTGGAGATGTTGTAGACAGAGTTCGTACGACATTATCTCACGAGGGTTTAATTGGGACAACAAATTCCGATGGTTATTTCGAGACTTCACTTTTCCATGGAGATTACCAAGCCGTTGTTACTCATCCATTATTGGCAGATTCATCCTTTCAACACAATTTGACAGTGATACCTACAGCTGATGAAAGTGATGAAATTAGATTATTAAGTTACAAATTCACAACTGAATGA